From a single Sporosarcina oncorhynchi genomic region:
- the rpoB gene encoding DNA-directed RNA polymerase subunit beta, with product MKELTGHLVQYGQHRQRRSFARINEVLELPNLIEIQTASYEWFLEEGLREMFRDISPIQDFTGNLSLEFIDYQLGEPKYPVDESKERDVTYAAPLRVKVRLHNKETEEVKEQDVFMGDFPLMSENGTFIINGAERVIVSQLVRSPSVYFNDKTDKNGKRGFAATVIPNRGAWLEYETDAKDVVHVRIDRTRKLPITVLLRALGFSTDQEIIDLIGDNEYLRNTLEKDNTETSEKALLEIYERLRPGEPPTLDSARSLLFSRFFDPKRYDLANVGRYKMNKKLHLQNRLFNQTLAETLVDPETGEILLEKDQLMDRRTLDRLLPHLEKGVGIQEVTHVGGVLEEDISIQTIKIYAPKSEEKQVINVISNASIPEEIKHVTPADIVASISYFFNLLHGVGNTDDIDHLGNRRLRSVGELLQNQFRIGLSRMERVVKERMSINDTQSIVPQQLINIRPVIASIKEFFGSSQLSQFMDQTNPLAELTHKRRLSALGPGGLTRERAGMEVRDVHYSHYGRMCPIETPEGPNIGLINSLSTFARVNKFGFIETPYRKVDPESGHVTQQIDYLTADIEDNYVVAQANALLNEDGSFTNEEVVGRFQGDNTVFKREQIDYMDVSPKQVVSAATACIPFLENDDSNRALMGANMQRQAVPLLNPEAPFVGTGMEHVSARDSGAAVIAKFHGIVEHVEAREIRVRRIETVDGKEVKGDLTIYKLDNFIRSNQGTCYNQRPIVSVGDRVTPRDILADGPSMESGELALGRNVLTAFMTWDGYNYEDAIIMSERLVKDDVFTSIHIEEYESEARDTKLGPEEITRDIPNVGEEALRNLDDRGIIRIGAEVRDGDILVGKVTPKGVTELTAEERLLHAIFGEKAREVRDTSLRVPHGAGGIILDVKVFNREDGDELPPGVNQLVRAYIVQKRKISVGDKMAGRHGNKGVISRILPESDMPYLPDGTPIDVMLNPLGVPSRMNIGQVLEMHLGMAARSLGIHMASPVFDGANEEDVWATMEEAGMNRDGKTMLYDGRSGEPFDNRVSVGVMYLIKLAHMVDDKLHARSTGPYSLVTQQPLGGKAQFGGQRFGEMEVWALEAYGAAYTLQEILTVKSDDVVGRVKTYEAIVKGQSVPQPGVPESFKVLIKELQSLGLDVKMLTEDFEEIEMRDLDDDDDMQPTDALNLMTEDQTV from the coding sequence GTGAAAGAGTTGACAGGTCATTTAGTTCAGTATGGTCAACACCGTCAGCGCCGAAGTTTCGCGCGAATCAATGAAGTTCTGGAGTTGCCGAATTTGATTGAAATTCAGACGGCATCTTATGAGTGGTTCTTGGAAGAAGGACTACGTGAAATGTTCCGTGATATTTCTCCGATTCAGGATTTCACAGGCAATCTTTCATTGGAGTTCATCGACTATCAACTTGGGGAGCCGAAATACCCGGTTGATGAATCGAAGGAGCGCGACGTAACATATGCAGCACCGCTACGGGTGAAAGTTCGTCTGCACAACAAAGAAACTGAAGAAGTGAAAGAACAAGACGTTTTCATGGGTGATTTCCCGCTTATGAGTGAAAACGGTACGTTCATCATTAACGGTGCGGAGCGAGTTATCGTATCTCAGCTAGTCCGATCACCGAGCGTCTATTTCAATGATAAAACGGATAAAAACGGTAAACGCGGATTCGCCGCAACCGTCATCCCGAACCGCGGTGCATGGTTAGAGTACGAGACAGACGCGAAAGATGTCGTGCATGTCCGTATCGACCGTACCCGCAAATTACCGATAACTGTGCTTCTTCGTGCACTTGGATTTTCAACCGATCAGGAGATTATCGATTTAATCGGAGACAATGAATACTTACGCAACACGCTTGAAAAGGACAATACGGAAACTTCCGAAAAGGCTTTGCTTGAAATCTATGAACGCCTGCGTCCTGGTGAACCACCGACATTGGATAGCGCAAGAAGTTTGCTGTTCTCGCGTTTCTTTGATCCGAAAAGATATGATTTGGCGAATGTCGGACGTTATAAAATGAATAAAAAATTACACTTGCAAAATCGCTTATTCAACCAGACATTAGCTGAAACGCTTGTCGATCCTGAAACAGGGGAAATTCTTCTGGAGAAGGATCAGTTAATGGACCGCAGAACATTGGACCGCCTATTGCCACATCTTGAAAAAGGCGTCGGTATCCAGGAAGTCACACATGTCGGCGGAGTTCTAGAAGAAGACATCTCCATTCAGACGATCAAAATCTATGCGCCGAAGAGTGAAGAGAAACAAGTGATCAATGTAATTTCCAACGCATCAATTCCTGAAGAAATTAAACATGTGACGCCGGCGGATATCGTCGCTTCTATTAGCTATTTCTTCAACTTGCTTCACGGTGTCGGGAATACAGATGATATCGATCATCTCGGTAACCGTCGTCTGCGTTCAGTCGGCGAATTGCTGCAAAACCAATTCCGTATTGGACTATCCCGTATGGAGCGTGTCGTAAAAGAGCGTATGTCGATTAATGACACACAATCTATTGTGCCACAACAACTGATCAATATCCGACCTGTTATTGCTTCCATCAAGGAATTCTTTGGCAGCTCGCAATTATCACAGTTTATGGACCAGACAAACCCGCTTGCGGAATTGACGCATAAACGTAGATTATCTGCCTTAGGGCCCGGTGGTTTGACGCGTGAGCGCGCAGGTATGGAAGTGCGTGACGTTCACTACTCTCACTATGGCCGTATGTGTCCGATTGAAACACCAGAAGGTCCGAACATCGGACTAATCAACTCCTTATCCACGTTTGCACGTGTAAATAAATTCGGTTTCATCGAAACGCCATATCGTAAAGTCGATCCAGAGAGCGGTCATGTTACTCAACAGATCGATTACTTAACGGCGGATATAGAGGATAACTACGTTGTAGCACAGGCGAATGCACTGCTTAACGAAGATGGATCCTTTACGAATGAAGAAGTAGTCGGACGTTTCCAAGGTGATAACACGGTATTTAAACGCGAACAGATCGACTATATGGATGTATCTCCTAAGCAAGTCGTGTCTGCCGCTACAGCATGTATTCCGTTCCTTGAAAATGATGACTCAAACCGTGCCCTTATGGGTGCGAACATGCAACGTCAAGCCGTTCCGTTGTTGAATCCTGAAGCGCCTTTCGTAGGTACAGGAATGGAACACGTGTCAGCACGTGACTCCGGAGCAGCGGTCATCGCTAAATTCCACGGAATTGTCGAACATGTCGAAGCAAGAGAGATTCGTGTCAGACGAATCGAAACAGTCGATGGCAAAGAAGTGAAGGGCGACTTGACGATTTACAAACTTGATAACTTCATCCGTTCTAACCAAGGGACTTGCTATAACCAACGTCCCATCGTCAGTGTAGGTGACCGCGTGACGCCACGTGACATCCTTGCAGATGGTCCGTCGATGGAAAGTGGAGAACTTGCGCTTGGACGCAACGTCCTTACTGCGTTCATGACGTGGGATGGTTATAACTATGAAGATGCTATCATCATGAGTGAGCGTCTTGTGAAAGATGACGTATTCACATCGATTCATATTGAAGAGTATGAATCAGAAGCGCGAGACACGAAGCTTGGACCTGAAGAGATTACAAGAGACATCCCGAACGTTGGGGAAGAAGCTCTTCGCAATCTCGATGACCGTGGAATCATCCGTATCGGTGCAGAAGTGCGCGACGGAGACATCCTCGTCGGTAAAGTGACACCTAAAGGGGTTACTGAATTGACAGCTGAAGAAAGACTTCTTCATGCGATCTTCGGTGAAAAGGCACGTGAAGTACGTGATACTTCATTGCGCGTACCACACGGCGCAGGCGGAATCATACTTGACGTAAAAGTGTTCAACCGTGAAGACGGCGACGAACTTCCACCGGGTGTTAACCAGCTCGTTCGTGCGTATATCGTACAAAAACGTAAAATCTCCGTAGGGGATAAAATGGCTGGACGTCACGGTAACAAAGGGGTAATCTCTCGAATTCTTCCGGAATCGGATATGCCTTATTTACCAGACGGTACGCCAATCGACGTTATGTTGAACCCACTTGGTGTTCCATCGCGTATGAACATCGGACAGGTACTTGAAATGCACTTGGGCATGGCTGCGCGCAGTCTTGGCATCCATATGGCATCTCCTGTATTCGACGGTGCGAATGAAGAAGATGTATGGGCTACTATGGAAGAAGCAGGCATGAACCGTGATGGTAAGACGATGCTTTACGACGGCCGCTCAGGTGAGCCGTTCGACAACCGTGTATCTGTAGGTGTCATGTATCTCATCAAACTTGCGCATATGGTCGACGATAAGTTACACGCCCGTTCTACAGGACCGTACTCACTCGTTACACAACAGCCACTCGGCGGTAAAGCTCAGTTCGGTGGTCAGCGTTTCGGAGAGATGGAAGTGTGGGCACTTGAAGCTTATGGTGCTGCTTATACGTTGCAAGAGATTCTGACTGTGAAATCTGATGACGTCGTAGGACGTGTGAAAACGTACGAGGCGATTGTCAAAGGACAGAGTGTACCTCAGCCAGGCGTTCCTGAATCATTCAAAGTATTGATTAAAGAACTTCAAAGTCTTGGACTTGACGTGAAGATGCTAACGGAAGATTTCGAGGAAATCGAAATGCGTGATCTTGATGACGATGATGATATGCAACCAACGGATGCTTTGAATCTCATGACAGAAGATCAGACCGTTTAA
- a CDS encoding class I SAM-dependent methyltransferase, whose amino-acid sequence MAEHYYSKNPSVKSDPKEWQAVIRDVRLRFKTDAGVFSKGEVDFGSRLLAESFTLPEVDGDVLDVGCGYGPIGLSIAASFPDRTIHMIDVNERALSLSRENAGLNSIRNVKIQASDALTAVETEGFAAILTNPPIRAGKETVFKIYNGAFSKLRIGGELWVVIQKKQGAPSTMTHLEELFGSVDIVEKRKGYYILRAQKILTPQ is encoded by the coding sequence ATGGCTGAACATTATTATTCTAAAAATCCCTCTGTGAAAAGCGATCCGAAAGAATGGCAGGCGGTCATACGTGATGTGCGGCTGCGTTTTAAAACGGATGCAGGTGTTTTCAGTAAGGGTGAAGTGGATTTTGGATCCCGGTTACTTGCGGAATCCTTCACTTTGCCTGAAGTAGACGGGGATGTGCTTGATGTTGGTTGTGGATATGGACCGATCGGTTTGTCGATTGCCGCATCTTTTCCGGACCGGACGATCCACATGATTGATGTGAATGAACGCGCATTGTCATTGTCAAGGGAAAATGCTGGATTAAACAGCATCAGAAATGTAAAGATCCAAGCGAGTGACGCGTTAACGGCTGTGGAGACGGAAGGTTTTGCTGCAATACTTACGAACCCACCTATCCGGGCAGGAAAAGAGACGGTATTCAAGATTTATAATGGAGCTTTTTCAAAACTGAGAATTGGCGGAGAGTTATGGGTCGTCATCCAAAAGAAACAAGGTGCTCCTTCTACGATGACACACTTGGAAGAGTTATTCGGAAGTGTGGATATTGTCGAGAAAAGAAAAGGATATTATATACTTAGAGCCCAAAAAATATTGACGCCGCAATAA
- the rplL gene encoding 50S ribosomal protein L7/L12 produces the protein MTKEQILDAIKEMTVLELNDLVKAIEEEFGVTAAAPMAMAGGGGAEAAAEQTEFDVILASAGDQKIKVIKVVREITGLGLKEAKEVVDNAPKAVKEGVTKEEAEEVKAKLEEVGAGVEVK, from the coding sequence ATGACTAAAGAACAAATCCTTGACGCGATTAAAGAAATGACAGTTCTTGAATTGAATGACCTTGTAAAAGCAATCGAAGAAGAATTCGGTGTAACTGCTGCAGCTCCAATGGCTATGGCTGGTGGCGGCGGTGCTGAAGCTGCTGCTGAACAAACAGAATTCGACGTAATCCTTGCATCTGCTGGAGACCAGAAGATCAAAGTTATCAAAGTTGTTCGTGAAATCACAGGTCTAGGCTTGAAAGAAGCGAAAGAAGTAGTTGATAACGCTCCTAAAGCTGTTAAAGAAGGCGTTACTAAAGAAGAAGCTGAAGAAGTCAAAGCTAAACTTGAAGAAGTTGGCGCTGGCGTCGAAGTTAAGTAA
- the rplJ gene encoding 50S ribosomal protein L10, whose amino-acid sequence MSKVIEAKQAVVEEISSKLKSAVSVVVVDYRGLNVGQVTELRKQLREAGIDFKVYKNSMSRRAAETAGLEGLNEHLVGPNAIAFSTDDVVAPAKILNDFAKKNDKLEIKAGVVEGLVTSAEDIKALAELPSRDGLLSMLLSVLQAPMRNFALATKAVAEQKEEQGA is encoded by the coding sequence ATGAGCAAAGTAATTGAAGCTAAACAAGCAGTTGTTGAAGAGATTTCAAGTAAATTGAAATCAGCGGTTTCTGTTGTTGTTGTTGACTATCGTGGTCTTAACGTTGGTCAAGTAACAGAACTTCGTAAACAACTTCGTGAAGCCGGTATCGACTTCAAAGTTTATAAAAACTCAATGTCTCGCCGTGCTGCTGAAACAGCAGGACTTGAAGGGTTGAATGAACATCTGGTAGGACCAAATGCGATTGCGTTCTCGACTGATGACGTAGTAGCACCTGCTAAAATTCTTAACGACTTCGCTAAGAAGAACGACAAGCTTGAAATCAAAGCAGGTGTGGTTGAAGGATTGGTCACTTCTGCAGAAGATATCAAAGCGTTGGCTGAACTTCCATCACGCGATGGTCTACTTTCAATGCTACTCAGCGTTCTACAAGCTCCAATGCGCAACTTCGCGCTTGCAACAAAAGCTGTTGCAGAGCAAAAAGAGGAACAAGGCGCTTAA
- the rplA gene encoding 50S ribosomal protein L1 — protein MTKRGKKFTEASKLVDRNEVYGMKEAIELAKKTSTVNFDATVEVAFRLGIDTRKNDQQIRGAVVLPNGTGKTQRVLVFAKGEKLKEAEAAGADFVGDAEYIAKIQQGWFDFDVIVATPDMMGEVGKIGRVLGPKGLMPNPKTGTVTFDVAKAVGEIKAGKVEYRADKAGIIHAPIGKVSFDNEKLEENFKTVFDTILKAKPAAAKGTYMKSVNVTSTMGPAIKIDPSTVAPK, from the coding sequence ATGACTAAAAGAGGTAAGAAATTCACTGAAGCGTCGAAATTAGTCGACCGCAATGAAGTATATGGCATGAAAGAAGCGATTGAGCTTGCGAAAAAAACAAGCACAGTCAACTTTGATGCAACTGTAGAAGTGGCATTCCGTCTAGGAATCGACACTCGCAAAAACGACCAGCAAATCCGTGGAGCAGTTGTGCTTCCAAACGGAACTGGTAAAACGCAACGTGTACTCGTTTTCGCAAAAGGCGAAAAGTTGAAAGAAGCGGAAGCTGCTGGTGCAGATTTCGTGGGCGACGCAGAGTACATTGCTAAAATCCAACAAGGCTGGTTCGATTTCGACGTTATCGTTGCAACTCCGGACATGATGGGTGAAGTTGGTAAAATCGGTCGTGTTTTAGGGCCAAAAGGATTAATGCCTAACCCTAAAACAGGTACGGTAACATTTGATGTTGCTAAAGCTGTAGGAGAAATCAAAGCAGGTAAAGTTGAATACCGTGCGGACAAAGCTGGAATTATCCACGCGCCAATCGGAAAAGTTTCTTTCGATAACGAAAAACTTGAAGAAAACTTTAAAACTGTGTTTGATACGATTCTAAAAGCGAAGCCTGCTGCAGCAAAAGGAACGTACATGAAGTCAGTGAACGTTACTTCTACAATGGGTCCTGCTATTAAGATCGATCCTTCAACAGTTGCACCTAAATAA
- the rplK gene encoding 50S ribosomal protein L11 has product MAKKVTKIVKLQIPAGKANPAPPVGPALGQAGVNIMGFCKDFNARTADQAGLIIPVEITVFEDRSFTFITKTPPAAVLLKVAANLQKGSGEPNKKKVATVKRDKVREIAEQKLEDLNAASVEAAMAMVEGTARSMGITIED; this is encoded by the coding sequence GTGGCTAAAAAAGTAACCAAAATTGTGAAATTGCAAATCCCTGCAGGTAAAGCTAATCCAGCTCCACCGGTTGGACCAGCACTAGGTCAAGCAGGTGTTAACATTATGGGATTCTGTAAAGATTTCAACGCACGTACAGCAGATCAAGCAGGTTTAATCATTCCTGTTGAAATAACTGTATTTGAAGACCGTTCTTTCACTTTTATAACAAAAACTCCACCAGCAGCAGTGTTGCTGAAGGTTGCAGCTAATCTTCAAAAGGGTTCAGGTGAACCTAACAAGAAGAAAGTAGCTACTGTAAAACGTGATAAAGTTCGCGAAATTGCAGAACAGAAACTGGAAGATCTTAACGCGGCGTCGGTTGAAGCGGCGATGGCAATGGTTGAAGGTACTGCGCGCAGTATGGGAATCACGATCGAAGACTGA
- the nusG gene encoding transcription termination/antitermination protein NusG encodes MEKNWYVVHTYSGYENKVKANLEKRVETMGMQDKIFRVVIPEEQETDFKDGKKRTVMKKTFPGYVLVEIIMTDDSWYVVRNTPGVTGFIGSSGGGAKPTPLLPEEVDFILKQMGMKERKAEVDFSVGEMVEVLEGPFAHFQGKVEEFDQDQGKVRVSVDMFGRETIMELDYTQVEKL; translated from the coding sequence ATGGAGAAGAATTGGTATGTCGTCCATACGTATTCAGGTTATGAAAATAAGGTAAAGGCCAATCTGGAAAAGCGTGTCGAAACAATGGGCATGCAAGATAAGATATTCCGTGTCGTGATCCCTGAAGAGCAAGAAACGGATTTCAAAGATGGCAAGAAACGAACAGTCATGAAGAAAACTTTCCCGGGCTATGTCCTTGTTGAAATCATTATGACGGACGATTCATGGTATGTTGTTCGCAATACGCCAGGTGTCACAGGTTTCATCGGATCTTCAGGTGGAGGAGCGAAGCCGACTCCGTTACTACCGGAAGAAGTTGATTTCATCCTTAAACAAATGGGCATGAAAGAGCGAAAAGCAGAAGTGGATTTCAGCGTTGGCGAAATGGTCGAAGTGTTGGAAGGACCGTTTGCGCACTTCCAAGGGAAAGTGGAAGAGTTCGATCAGGATCAAGGGAAAGTGCGCGTTTCCGTCGACATGTTCGGCAGAGAGACAATCATGGAGCTTGACTATACACAAGTGGAAAAATTATAA
- the secE gene encoding preprotein translocase subunit SecE, with protein MGKLTGFLKSVVSEMRKVSWPKRKELTRYTIVVIFTVIFMAVYFGVVDLGISQVMEWYVAL; from the coding sequence ATGGGGAAACTAACCGGGTTTTTAAAAAGTGTCGTCTCAGAAATGCGCAAGGTCAGTTGGCCTAAACGCAAAGAGCTGACACGTTACACGATTGTTGTCATTTTCACAGTTATTTTCATGGCGGTTTATTTCGGAGTCGTCGACTTAGGCATTTCGCAAGTAATGGAATGGTATGTTGCGTTATAA
- the rpmG gene encoding 50S ribosomal protein L33, protein MHKVIKMSGKIILCCDRCGSRNYVTPVGGKQATVRFTVKKFCSQCNAHTEHKQSI, encoded by the coding sequence ATGCATAAGGTGATAAAAATGTCTGGGAAGATAATCCTGTGCTGTGATCGCTGCGGATCTAGAAATTATGTCACCCCAGTGGGTGGCAAGCAGGCGACGGTCCGATTCACAGTGAAGAAATTTTGCAGCCAATGCAATGCGCATACAGAACATAAGCAGTCGATTTGA
- the sigH gene encoding RNA polymerase sporulation sigma factor SigH, producing MHIQGGKSDFAGLTDEELIIRVQEGNTDALDFLITKYQVFVKMKARSYFMIGGDREDIIQEGMIGLYKAIRDFRGDRLSSFRAFAELCITRQIITAIKTATRQKHIPLNTSVSLDKPVYDEESDRTLLDVIAGEELDDPEDLMIHKEDYIHMETEINKVLSGLEKQVLSLYLEGQSYQEISDELNRQVKSVDNALQRIKRKLERHMELHPVF from the coding sequence ATGCATATTCAAGGTGGTAAATCGGATTTTGCCGGACTTACTGATGAAGAACTTATCATTCGTGTTCAAGAGGGCAACACGGACGCACTTGATTTCCTTATTACCAAGTATCAAGTTTTCGTAAAGATGAAAGCGCGCTCATACTTCATGATAGGGGGAGACAGGGAAGACATCATCCAAGAGGGTATGATCGGACTGTATAAAGCAATTCGTGATTTCCGTGGTGACCGGTTGAGTTCGTTTAGAGCATTCGCTGAGTTATGCATTACAAGGCAGATTATCACAGCTATCAAGACGGCGACACGGCAGAAGCATATACCGCTTAACACATCCGTCTCACTGGACAAGCCTGTATATGATGAAGAGTCTGACCGGACGCTGTTGGATGTAATTGCGGGAGAAGAGCTGGATGATCCGGAAGATTTGATGATTCACAAGGAAGATTACATCCATATGGAAACGGAAATCAACAAAGTATTGAGCGGCTTAGAAAAGCAAGTACTCTCACTTTATCTGGAGGGCCAATCCTATCAAGAAATCTCGGACGAATTGAATAGACAAGTGAAATCAGTCGACAATGCACTCCAGCGTATTAAACGGAAGTTGGAGCGACATATGGAGCTGCACCCAGTCTTTTAA
- a CDS encoding NYN domain-containing protein codes for MKQDILLVDGYNIIGAWPDLVRLKNDNLANARDRLIEKMAEYQAHTGWRIIVIFDAHLMPGVEKKDRKYRVEVVFTRENETADERIEKMVSELSGRRVQIHVATSDLTEQWVIFAQGALRLSARELEIEMKEIDKAIAKRVKIIQEQRPFSKIQLTDDVAEIFEKWRRGMK; via the coding sequence ATGAAACAGGATATCCTTCTCGTGGACGGCTACAACATCATTGGCGCCTGGCCGGATTTAGTGCGTCTGAAAAATGATAACTTGGCGAATGCCCGTGACCGGCTCATCGAAAAAATGGCGGAATATCAGGCACATACAGGCTGGCGAATCATTGTCATTTTTGATGCCCATCTAATGCCGGGAGTCGAGAAGAAGGATCGGAAATACCGTGTGGAAGTCGTTTTCACTAGGGAGAACGAGACAGCAGATGAACGGATTGAGAAGATGGTATCCGAACTTAGCGGTCGCCGTGTACAAATCCATGTAGCTACCTCGGATTTGACGGAGCAGTGGGTCATATTTGCCCAAGGTGCTCTTCGCTTATCGGCGAGAGAACTAGAAATTGAAATGAAAGAAATCGATAAAGCGATTGCAAAAAGAGTGAAGATAATCCAAGAGCAGCGCCCATTTTCGAAGATTCAGCTAACGGACGATGTGGCAGAAATATTTGAAAAATGGCGCCGCGGGATGAAATGA
- the rlmB gene encoding 23S rRNA (guanosine(2251)-2'-O)-methyltransferase RlmB: MTEQESELIGGKNPIAEALRSGRELNKIWIAEGLNKKSIGEIMSLAKQAGIIIQDVPKQKLDGMLDMNHQGIIASVAAYEYAELEDLFDVAAKRGEDPLFLILDELEDPHNLGSILRTADATGVHGVIIPKRRSVGLTGVVAKASTGAIEHIPVVRVNNLSQTVEELKKRNVWIAGTDAAHSQDYRTMDATLPLAIIIGSEGKGMSRILKEKCDFLYHLPMVGQVTSLNASVAASVLMYEVFRKRDSQTPQP; the protein is encoded by the coding sequence ATGACAGAACAGGAATCAGAGTTGATTGGCGGGAAGAACCCTATTGCAGAGGCCCTTCGATCCGGCAGAGAACTTAACAAGATTTGGATTGCGGAAGGATTGAATAAAAAGAGCATCGGCGAAATTATGTCGTTGGCGAAACAGGCAGGTATTATCATTCAAGATGTACCTAAACAAAAGCTTGACGGTATGCTCGATATGAACCATCAAGGCATTATCGCTTCAGTAGCAGCATATGAATACGCGGAACTTGAAGATTTGTTCGATGTGGCCGCAAAAAGAGGTGAGGATCCACTCTTTCTAATCCTTGACGAGTTGGAAGATCCACATAATCTCGGCTCTATCCTAAGAACAGCGGATGCGACAGGAGTACACGGTGTTATCATACCTAAACGACGGTCCGTCGGTTTAACGGGTGTTGTGGCGAAAGCTTCTACAGGGGCGATTGAGCATATTCCAGTCGTGCGCGTCAACAATCTTTCTCAGACTGTGGAGGAGTTAAAAAAGAGGAATGTCTGGATAGCAGGCACAGATGCTGCGCACTCGCAAGACTACAGAACAATGGATGCAACACTGCCACTCGCAATTATTATTGGTAGTGAAGGAAAAGGCATGTCCCGAATCCTGAAAGAAAAATGTGATTTCCTTTATCATCTTCCGATGGTGGGACAAGTGACGTCATTGAATGCTTCAGTTGCCGCTTCGGTGCTTATGTATGAAGTGTTCCGTAAGCGTGATTCTCAAACGCCGCAACCATGA
- a CDS encoding Mini-ribonuclease 3, with translation MSDLYTLRDMDVKQLNALALAYMGDAVYEQAIREHLLRSGRVKPNTLHREATKYVSAKAQAACVRLMQSNGFLSEEEEAVLRRGRNAKSGSVPKNTDVVTYNYSSGFEAVIGYLYLLGRQDRVKEIIGITIDFIENPEEEGTV, from the coding sequence ATGAGTGACTTGTATACGTTGCGTGATATGGATGTAAAGCAATTGAACGCTCTTGCGCTTGCGTATATGGGCGATGCCGTTTACGAACAAGCGATTCGTGAGCATCTGTTGCGGTCAGGACGTGTGAAACCGAACACTTTGCACAGAGAAGCGACGAAATACGTTTCCGCTAAGGCTCAGGCGGCATGCGTCAGATTGATGCAGTCGAACGGTTTCCTTTCTGAAGAGGAGGAAGCCGTCCTGCGTCGCGGACGCAATGCAAAGTCGGGCTCTGTGCCGAAAAACACCGATGTCGTCACATACAATTATAGTTCAGGTTTCGAAGCTGTTATTGGCTATTTGTATTTATTGGGAAGACAAGATCGGGTTAAGGAGATTATCGGGATAACCATAGACTTCATCGAGAACCCAGAGGAGGAGGGAACAGTATGA